The following are encoded together in the Lathyrus oleraceus cultivar Zhongwan6 chromosome 3, CAAS_Psat_ZW6_1.0, whole genome shotgun sequence genome:
- the LOC127127499 gene encoding acetyl-coenzyme A carboxylase carboxyl transferase subunit alpha, chloroplastic — protein MASSSATLVGSTASDLLRSSTTGFTGVPLRTLGRAGLVLKRRDLTVSVTAKLRKVKRREYPWSSNPDPNMKGGRLRHLSTFQPLKQPPKPVILEFEKPLINMEKKINDFRKVAEKTGVDLSDQILALEAKYQKALVELYTNLTPIQRVTVARHPNRPTFLDHMYNMTEKFVELHGDREGYDDPAIAAGLGSIDGKTYMFIGHQKGRDTKENIKRNFAMPTPHGYRKALRLMEYADHHGFPIVTFIDTPGAFADLKSEQLGQGEAIAHNLRSMFALKVPVISIVIGEGGSGGALAIGCANKLLMLENSVFFVASPEACGAILWKSNKAAPKAAERLKITASALLDLEIADGIIPEPLAGAHTDPSWMSQQIKIAINEAMDELTKLSTEDLIKDRMHKFRKLGVDGIQEGIPLVPSKKVNTKKREIGVPPKRQEVPIPDSQIEAEIEKLKKAILEGEDSSAAKKNPGSQIGSAIDKLKGLFLEGKDSSAAKKTPGSQIVAELDKLKGLYLEAKDSSAAKVPGSQIVAEIEKLKNSIFEDEDSSSAVLPEKIPGSEIAVEIAKLKKNILEGKDSSSEPSKLDLDKTIETLKREVNREFSEAVKAAGLTKTLTKLRGEISKAKAGNQPLTPLLKEEIKSFNQRLSAAPNSRKLLKKRGLLREVTKVKLLLDKNKAATRKQELKKKSDEHKEAARLEQELKKKFDEVMDTPRIKEKYEALRSEVRRVDASSGSGLDDELKKKIIEFNKEVDLELATAVKSVGLEVESVKPGHGWNKSSVPEIEELNKDVQKEIEIVANSSPNVKRLIEQLKLEVAKSGGKPDSESKSRIDALTQQIKKSLAEAVDSPSLKEKYENLTRPAGDTLTDDKLREKVGVNRNFS, from the exons ATGGCTTCCTCTTCTGCAACTCTTGTTGGTTCTACTGCTTCTGATCTTCTCAGGAGTTCAACTACTGGTTTCACTGGTGTCCCTTTGAGAACCTTGGGAAGGGCAGGGTTGGTCTTGAAAAGAAGGGATTTAACTGTTAGTGTTACTGCTAAGTTGAGGAAGGTGAAGAGGCGTGAATATCCATGGTCAAGTAACCCTGATCCCAATATGAAAGGTGGGCGGTTGCGTCATCTCTCAACGTTCCAGCCACTCAAACAGCCGCCAAAGCCTGTTATTTTGGAGTTTGAAAAGCCTCTTATTAATATGGAAAAGAAGATTAATGAT TTTCGGAAGGTGGCAGAAAAAACTGGTGTGGATTTAAGTGATCAGATTCTCGCATTGGAGGCTAAGTACCAAAAG GCTTTGGTGGAATTGTATACAAATCTAACTCCTATACAGCGGGTCACCGTTGCACGGCATCCTAACAGGCCTACTTTCCTGGATCACATGTATAACATGACTGAAAAG TTTGTGGAACTCCATGGTGATCGTGAAGGATACGATGATCCTGCTATTGCCGCTGGTCTAGGGAGTATAGATGGTAAAACCTACATGTTCATCGGCCACCAAAAGGGTAGAGATACTAAAGAAAATATTAAGCGTAACTTTGCGATGCCAACTCCACACGG TTATAGGAAAGCTCTGCGCTTGATGGAATATGCAGATCATCACGGGTTCCCGATAGTTACTTTCATTGACACCCCTGGGGCATTTGCTGACCTCAAATCCGAGCAACTTGGTCAA GGTGAAGCAATTGCTCATAATTTGAGATCCATGTTTGCTCTGAAGGTGCCAGTTATTTCTATAGTTATTGGGGAAGGTGGATCTGGCGGTGCCCTTGCCATTGGATGTGCTAATAAATTACTCATGCTTGAAAATTCAGTGTTCTTTGTTGCCAG TCCAGAGGCATGCGGTGCAATCTTGTGGAAGAGTAATAAAGCTGCTCCAAAG GCTGCTGAGCGACTGAAGATTACAGCATCTGCATTGTTGGATTTGGAAATTGCAGATGGCATTATACCG GAGCCCCTGGCTGGTGCACATACTGATCCAAGTTGGATGTCTCAACAGATTAAAATTGCAATCAATGAAGCTATGGAT GAACTCACCAAGTTGAGCACAGAAGACCTAATAAAAGATCGCATGCATAAGTTCCGAAAACTCGGTGTTGATGGGATCCAGGAAGGAATTCCTTTAGTTCCCAGTAAGAAAGTCAACACGAAAAAGAGGGAAATAGGTGTTCCGCCGAAGAGGCAGGAGGTACCTATTCCTGATTCTCAAATAGAGGCTGAAATTGAGAAACTGAAGAAAGCTATTTTGGAAGGGGAGGACTCTTCTGCGGCAAAGAAGAATCCTGGTTCTCAAATAGGGTCTGCAATTGACAAACTGAAGGGTTTATTTTTGGAAGGTAAGGACTCTTCTGCGGCAAAGAAGACTCCTGGTTCTCAAATAGTGGCTGAACTTGACAAACTGAAGGGTTTATATTTGGAAGCTAAGGACTCTTCTGCGGCAAAGGTTCCTGGTTCTCAAATAGTGGCTGAAATTGAGAAACTGAAGAATAGTATTTTCGAAGATGAGGACTCCTCTTCTGCTGTTCTGCCAGAGAAGATTCCTGGTTCTGAAATAGCGGTTGAAATTGCGAAACTGAAGAAAAATATTTTGGAAGGTAAGGACTCCTCTTCTGAGCCTTCAAAACTCGATCTGGACAAGACAATAGAGACTCTGAAAAGGGAGGTTAATCGAGAATTCTCTGAGGCCGTTAAAGCCGCGGGCTTAACAAAAACATTGACGAAACTACGGGGTGAAATTTCAAAAGCAAAGGCAGGTAACCAACCTTTGACTCCATTGCTGAAGGAGGAGATAAAAAGTTTTAACCAAAGGTTATCAGCGGCTCCTAATTCCAGAAAGCTGCTGAAGAAGCGTGGCTTGTTAAGAGAAGTGACTAAAGTCAAGCTTTTGTTGGATAAAAACAAGGCTGCAACACGTAAGCAAGAGCTAAAGAAAAAGTCGGATGAACACAAGGAGGCTGCAAGACTTGAGCAAGAACTAAAGAAAAAGTTTGATGAAGTCATGGATACTCCTAGAATAAAGGAAAAGTATGAAGCATTACGGTCTGAAGTCCGGCGCGTTGACGCATCCTCAGGAAGTGGCTTGGACGATGAACTGAAGAAGAAAATCATTGAGTTCAATAAGGAGGTAGACTTGGAGCTGGCTACAGCTGTGAAGTCGGTAGGGTTAGAGGTTGAGTCTGTGAAACCAGGACATGGCTGGAACAAGTCTTCAGTGCCAGAGATAGAAGAACTAAACAAAGATGTACAAAAGGAAATTGAAATTGTGGCAAACTCGTCACCGAATGTTAAGAGACTGATAGAGCAATTGAAACTGGAGGTTGCCAAGTCTGGAGGGAAACCAGATTCTGAATCGAAGAGTAGAATTGATGCTTTGACGCAACAGATTAAGAAGAGCCTTGCTGAGGCTGTTGATTCGCCTAGCCTGAAAGAGAAGTATGAAAACCTCACTCGACCAGCAGGAGACACTCTCACCGATGACAAATTGAGAGAGAAAGTTGGTGTAAATCGCAACTTCTCTTAA